Proteins encoded within one genomic window of Episyrphus balteatus chromosome 1, idEpiBalt1.1, whole genome shotgun sequence:
- the LOC129905172 gene encoding troponin C has protein sequence MDIMRKAFQMFDTSKSGFIETLKITTILNTMGQMFDDKELHDLIEENDPDDTGKVNFDGFCTIAAHFIEEEDAEAIQKELKEAFRLYDREGNGYITTSTLKEILAALDDKLSSSDLDGIIAEIDTDGSGTVDFDEFMEMMTGD, from the exons ATGGACATCATGCGTAAGGCATTCCAAATGTTCGATACCAGCAAATCCGGTTTCATCGAAACTCTCAAAATCACAACAATCCTTAATACTATGGGACAGATGTTCGATGACAAGGAACTTCATGAtttaattgaagaaaatgaTCCTGATGATACTGGCAAAGTTAACTTCGATGGATTTTGTACTATTGCTGCACACTTTATTGAAGAAGAAGATGCGGAAGCTattcaaaaagaattgaaagAAGCTTTTCGTTTGTACGATCGTGAGGGGAATGGTTATATTACAACTTCAACATTGAAAGAAATTTTAGCTGCCTTAGATGATAAGCTGTCATCTTCTGATTTGGATGGAATTATTGCTGAAATTGATACAGATGGCTCGGGAACGGTTGATTTTGATG AATTTATGGAAATGATGACAGGAGATTAA